One segment of Triticum aestivum cultivar Chinese Spring chromosome 2A, IWGSC CS RefSeq v2.1, whole genome shotgun sequence DNA contains the following:
- the LOC123184965 gene encoding protein FAR1-RELATED SEQUENCE 9-like codes for MNHHRRPVLLGCGVLTDQSPDSYVWLQRAFMRSTCQVRPKSVITDGSDAVALAVETVLPQSNHRICSCHLERGIREHLDGYSAKAGFRSLMFEDSCSPVEFEERWHSFVASHRTASNLEWLLKMYVRRELWAAAFVGDKFFLGMVTDQSTECLCLSSGLRTGFSEDMTLLALLRRVDFRCKYMRAQEAELDEEADKSRVALTTEHKCLEEDAARSFTPANFAMVLEEIKALDDFEIVDTLSSSSDGSGDKVYTLDLHGELYNVLQSPGGDDQQDVFKCSCRKMERDGLPCRHILHVLEHERGSSIPRSCKLGWLQRQGGTRYQRLGVTLGRQVFDLASQDADEFEEIRGFLQDWLQQRNYSARDIADMSGADF; via the coding sequence ATgaaccaccaccgccgccccgtgCTCCTCGGCTGCGGCGTCCTCACGGACCAGTCCCCCGACTCGTACGTCTGGCTGCAGCGAGCCTTCATGAGGTCCACCTGCCAGGTGAGGCCCAAGTCTGTGATCACCGACGGCAGCGACGCGGTTGCGCTCGCCGTCGAGACCGTGCTCCCGCAGTCCAACCACCGGATCTGCTCGTGCCACCTGGAGCGAGGCATCAGGGAGCACCTCGATGGCTATTCGGCCAAGGCCGGCTTCAGGTCGCTCATGTTCGAGGACAGTTGCTCGCCTGTGGAGTTCGAGGAGCGATGGCATAGTTTCGTGGCCAGCCACAGGACGGCGAGCAACCTGGAGTGGCTCTTGAAGATGTACGTGAGGAGGGAGCTCTGGGCTGCTGCCTTCGTCGGTGACAAGTTCTTCCTCGGCATGGTGACGGACCAGAGCACGGAGTGCCTCTGCCTATCTTCGGGCCTGCGCACGGGCTTCTCCGAGGACATGACGCTGCTCGCCCTGCTCCGGCGCGTGGACTTCAGGTGCAAGTACATGCGCGCGCAGGAGGCCGAGCTCGACGAGGAGGCTGACAAGTCCCGCGTTGCGCTGACCACCGAGCACAAGTGCCTCGAGGAAGACGCGGCGCGGTCCTTCACGCCGGCCAACTTCGCCATGGTGCTGGAGGAGATCAAGGCGCTGGACGACTTCGAGATCGTCGACACCCTGAGCAGCAGTTCCGACGGCTCCGGCGACAAGGTCTACACGCTGGATCTCCACGGCGAGCTCTATAACGTGTTGCAGTCCCCCGGCGGCGACGACCAGCAGGACGTCTTCAAGTGCAGCTGCCGTAAGATGGAGCGTGACGGCCTGCCGTGCCGGCACATCCTCCACGTGCTGGAGCACGAGAGGGGGTCCTCCATACCGAGGAGCTGCAAGCTGGGATGGCTGCAGCGGCAGGGTGGCACAAGGTACCAAAGGCTCGGCGTGACGCTGGGGCGGCAGGTGTTCGACCTGGCGTCCCAGGACGCCGACGAGTTTGAGGAGATCAGGGGGTTCTTGCAAGACTGGCTGCAGCAGCGAAACTACTCTGCACGCGACATTGCAGACATGAGCGGTGCTGATTTCTAA
- the LOC780606 gene encoding 4-alpha-glucanotransferase DPE1, chloroplastic/amyloplastic gives MALARTVPLPQLASASPLRGHRRCRLLLLPAMPQARGVACRAATTTPAAVASVGVGEDLPEGYEQMMPTVEASQRRRAGVLLHPTSLRGPHGIGDLGDEALAFLDWLHGAGCTLWQVLPLVPPGRKSGEDGSPYSGQDANCGSTLLISLEELVKDGLLMEDELPDPLDMEYVEFDTVANLKEPLIAKAAERLLQSPGELRRQYDEFKKNPDVSGWLEDAALFAAIDNSINAVSWSEWPEPLKDRHPGALKDIYENQKDFIENFMAQQFLFEKQWKRVRSHAQKLGISIMGDMPIYVGYHSADVWANRKSFLLDKNGFPTFVSGVPPDAFSKTGQLWNSPLYDWKSMEADGFAWWVKRIKRALDLYDEFRIDHFRGLAGFWAVPSGSEVAMFGSWRAGPRNAFFDALFKAVGRINIIAEDLGVITEDVVELRKSIGAPGMAVLQFAFGGGPGNPHLPHNHELNQVVYTGTHDNDTAVGWWQSLPEEEKQTVFKYLPQVSNSDVSWALIATALSSVARTSMVTMQDILSLGSSARMNTPATQKGNWKWRIPSCVSFDSLSLEEAKLKELLTLYGRL, from the exons ATGGCGCTCGCGCGAACCGTCCCGCTCCCGCAGCTCGCTTCGGCCTCGCCCCTCCGCGGacaccgccgctgccgcctcctcctcctccccgcaatGCCGCAGGCGCGCGGGGTCGCCTGCCGCGCCGCGACGACGacgccggcggcggtggcgtcggtggGCGTCGGGGAGGACCTGCCCGAGGGGTACGAGCAGATGATGCCGACCGTGGAGGCGTCCCAGCGGCGCCGCGCGGGGGTTCTGCTGCACCCGACGTCGCTCCGCGGCCCGCACGGCATCGGCGACCTCGGCGACGAGGCCCTCGCGTTCCTCGACTGGCTCCACGGCGCCGGGTGCACGCTCTGGCAG GTTCTTCCACTTGTTCCCCCGGGAAGAAAATCCGGGGAGGATGGTTCTCCTTATTCAGGACAG GATGCAAACTGTGGTAGTACCTTATTGATTTCTCTCGAAGAGCTTGTTAAAGATGGGCTGTTGATGGAAGACGAACTTCCTGATCCTTT AGATATGGAATATGTTGAATTTGACACCGTTGCTAATCTGAAAGAACCTCTTATTGCCAAG GCAGCAGAGAGGCTACTACAGAGCCCTGGAGAGCTCAGAAGGCAGTATGACGAATTCAAGAAAAATCCAGATGTTTCAG GTTGGCTTGAAGATGCTGCACTTTTCGCTGCTATCGACAATAGCATCAATGCAGTGTCCTGGTCTGAGTGGCCTGAACCGCTGAAAGATCGCCATCCTGGAGCCTTGAAAGATATATATGAAAACCAGAAGGACTTT ATAGAAAATTTTATGGCACAACAGTTCTTATTTGAAAAGCAATGGAAACGGGTTCGTTCACATGCACAGAAGCTTGGCATCAGCATAATGGGTGACATGCCAATATATGTTGGCTACCACAGCGCAGATGTTTGGGCAAACAGGAAATCATTTTTGCTG GACAAGAATGGTTTCCCCACATTTGTTAGTGGTGTTCCACCTGATGCGTTCAGTAAAACTGGTCAGTTATGGAACAG CCCATTGTATGACTGGAAATCTATGGAAGCAGATGGCTTTGCATGGTGGGTAAAGAGGATTAAACGTGCCCTTGATTTGTATGATGAGTTCCGTATTGACCATTTCCGCGGGCTTGCTGGTTTTTGGGCAGTTCCTTCGG GATCAGAAGTAGCGATGTTTGGAAGCTGGAGG GCTGGACCAAGGAATGCCTTTTTTGATGCGCTTTTCAAAGCTGTTGGTAGAATAAATATAATCGCAGAAGACCTG GGGGTGATAACTGAAGATGTTGTTGAGTTAAGGAAGTCTATTGGGGCTCCGGGGATGGCAGTTCTTCAGTTCG CTTTTGGTGGTGGTCCTGGCAACCCCCACTTACCTCATAACCATGAATTGAATCAAGTTGTATACACTGGGACACATGATAATGATACA GCTGTTGGCTGGTGGCAAAGCTTACCAGAGGAAGAGAAGCAAACT GTGTTCAAGTATCTACCGCAGGTCAGCAACTCGGATGTCTCTTGGGCGCTAATTGCTACTGCCCTCTCTTCCGTTGCGAGGACTTCCATGGTAACCATGCAGGACATACTCAGCCTTGGCAGCTCTGCTAGGATGAACACTCCAGCTACACAG AAAGGAAATTGGAAATGGAGGATACCAAGCTGTGTCAGCTTCGACAGCCTTAGCCTCGAAGAAGCAAAGCTGAAGGAGTTGCTTACGCTGTACGGCCGGCTGTGA